The sequence GAACCGTGGGGTTGTCGAAGGACGCCGCCACCAGATCGGCGGCGACGTCCAGAGGGGTCCGTTCCGCCTGGTTCGGGACAGCGGCCGAAGGGGTGTCCGTAGTCTCCGGAACGGATTCCGCGGACCGTCCGAATACCTTGCGCAACAAGCTCCGAATACCCATGGGCCAGGCCTTTCGCATGTGTGCGTGCGTCATTTGTCCGTGCTGCGCGGATGATCCCTGCCCAGAGTGGACACGTAAGGTTATCGGCCGCCCGGCTGGATCTTCGGCAGGGGCGCCTTTCGTGGCGTCCGGCTCCCAATCACCCGTACACGCTGAGTGAACTGCCGCTCCGACGTGCCGGGTTCACCGAGCGTTCATCCCCGCGCCGCCGCTTCGGCGCAACCCGGGCCTACCGTCCTGGCTGGATCGTACCGACAGGTTGTCGGCGCCCACGCAGCTACTCGGAGGACACTCGTGCGCAAGCTTCTGCCGTTCATCGGCAACCCGCATGGGAGCGGCCGGTCCGCTCTCACCTGTCGTTACCGCTGTGGCGACGCCTGCTTCCACGAGGTGCCGAACACAAGCGACAACGAGTACGTCGGCGATGTCATAGCCCGCGCCTACTCCCGCCGCGCGATGCTGCGTTCCGCCGCCGTCGTGACGGTCGCCACCGCCGCCGGGTCCGCAGTCGCGTTCGGCGGTCCGGGGCAGACCGCCAACGCCACCCCCTCCGCCGACGCCGCCGCGGCCGGCGCGGGCAAGGGCGGCGAGGCCGCCCGTGGTCTGCGCTTCAAGGCCGTCGCGCCGAACACCGACGACAAGGTCACGATCCCCGAGGGCCACGAGCAGAACCTGGTGATCCGCTGGGGCGACCCGATCGTCAAGGGTGCCCCGGGCTTCAACCCCGACAAGCAGACGGCCGCGGCGCAGGCCGGTCAGTTCGGCTACAACAACGACTTCCTGAGCCTTCTCCCGCTCGGCGGTGACTACGAGCGTCAGCAGCTGCTCGTGGCCAACCACGAGTACACGGACGAGAACCTCATGTTCAAGGCGTACGACGCGAACAACCCGACCCGTGAGCAGGTCGAGATCGCCTGGGCCGCGCACGGCCTGTCGGTGGTCGCCGTCCAGGAGGACCACCGCAGCGGCAAGCTGACCGCGATCAGCCGCCACCAGCTCAACCGCCGCCTGCACACGACGAGCGAGTTCCGCCTGACCGGCCCCGCCGCCGGCGGCGCGCTCCTGAAGACCTCGGTCGACCCCACCGGTACCAAGGTGCTGGGCACGCTCAACAACTGCGCCGGTGGCACCACCCCGTGGGGCACCACCCTGCACGGCGAGGAGAACTTCAACCAGTACTTCGCCAACGCCGGCCAGGTCACCGACCCCACCCAGGCCGCTCGCCTGAAGCGCTACGGCGTGACCTCCGGCGCCACCGAGCGCAAGTGGGAGCGGTTCGACAAGCGCTTCGACGTGGCGCAGGAGCCCAACGAGTCGCACCGCTTCGGCTGGGTCGTCGAGCTGGACCCGTACGACCCGAACTCGGTCCCGCGCAAGCGCACCGCGCTCGGCCGGTTCAAGCACGAGGCCGCGCAGCCCCGCCTGACCGAGGACGGCCGTCCGGTCGTCTACATGGGCGACGACGAGCGCTTCGACTACTTCTACAAGTTCGTCTCGTCGAAGCAGATGAAGAAGGGCAATTCGCGCGCCGCGAAGGAGCACAACCTCACGCTGCTCGACGAGGGCACCCTCTACGTCGCCAAGCTCACCGGTGACTCCCCGGCCGCCGAGCTCGACGGCACCGGCAAGCTCCCCCACGACGGCGAGTTCGACGGTTCCGGCGTCTGGATCAAGCTGGCCACCGGCAACGTCTCGCACGTCGAGGGCATGACCGCCGAGGAGGTGTACGTCTTCACGCGCCTGGCCGCCGACAAGGTGGGCGCCACGAAGATGGACCGCCCCGAGGACGTCGAGCCCTCCCCGCGCACCGGTCGCGTCTACATCGCGTTGACCAACAACACCGACCGGGGCAAGCCGGGCAAGGAAGGCGCCATCGAGGCGAACCCGCGCAACCTGAACAAGCACGGCCAGATCCTGGAGCTCGCCGAGAACTTCGACGACCCGGCGGGCGACGGGTTCGCCTGGCGGCTCTTCCTGGTCGCCGGTGACCCGAACGACCCGGCCACCTACTTCGCCGGCTTCCCGAAGGACAAGGTCAGCCCGATCTCCTGCCCCGACAACGTGGCCTTCGACCCGCACGGCAACCTGTGGATCTCCACGGACGGCAACCAGCTCGGCTCCCACGACGGCCTGTTCGGTGTCGCGACGGCCGGCGAGCGCCGCGGCGAGCTGAAGCAGTTCCTCACCGTTCCG comes from Streptomyces virginiae and encodes:
- a CDS encoding PhoX family protein; this encodes MRKLLPFIGNPHGSGRSALTCRYRCGDACFHEVPNTSDNEYVGDVIARAYSRRAMLRSAAVVTVATAAGSAVAFGGPGQTANATPSADAAAAGAGKGGEAARGLRFKAVAPNTDDKVTIPEGHEQNLVIRWGDPIVKGAPGFNPDKQTAAAQAGQFGYNNDFLSLLPLGGDYERQQLLVANHEYTDENLMFKAYDANNPTREQVEIAWAAHGLSVVAVQEDHRSGKLTAISRHQLNRRLHTTSEFRLTGPAAGGALLKTSVDPTGTKVLGTLNNCAGGTTPWGTTLHGEENFNQYFANAGQVTDPTQAARLKRYGVTSGATERKWERFDKRFDVAQEPNESHRFGWVVELDPYDPNSVPRKRTALGRFKHEAAQPRLTEDGRPVVYMGDDERFDYFYKFVSSKQMKKGNSRAAKEHNLTLLDEGTLYVAKLTGDSPAAELDGTGKLPHDGEFDGSGVWIKLATGNVSHVEGMTAEEVYVFTRLAADKVGATKMDRPEDVEPSPRTGRVYIALTNNTDRGKPGKEGAIEANPRNLNKHGQILELAENFDDPAGDGFAWRLFLVAGDPNDPATYFAGFPKDKVSPISCPDNVAFDPHGNLWISTDGNQLGSHDGLFGVATAGERRGELKQFLTVPRGAETCGPLIQDKRVLVSVQHPGEIDGASVEKPQSVWPDGPGKIVRPAVVSVWRKDGRNIGV